One region of Epilithonimonas zeae genomic DNA includes:
- the rlmD gene encoding 23S rRNA (uracil(1939)-C(5))-methyltransferase RlmD yields the protein MKRKKNLILENIKLLSAGAKGVSVGKTAEGKTVLVSGAVPGDLVNVRVKKAKSNYYEGEAVDILEYSEDRVEPKCIHFGTCGGCKWQNIAYEKQLDFKHNEVVNNITRIGGVSGFDIIPILGSEEQYFYRNKMEFSFSNARWLTQYEISSEENFGNRDALGFHIPGMWSKILDLKECFLQEDPSNQIRLAVKKYAVENGLEFYDVKAQEGFLRTLMMRQNSKGEWMVLFQLFKEMKAERIQLFDFLLSQFPKIKTLVFAINPKGNDSIYDLDIQTYFGEGFLYEEMDGLKFKIGPKSFFQTNYRQALELYRKTLEFAELTGDQVVYDLYTGTGTIAQYVARNAKHVIGIEAVQEAIDAAIEHAELNGLNNTTFYAGDMKNVFNDEFLANHPKADVLITDPPRDGMHQKVVEQILKLAPERIVYVSCNSATQARDIALMKDDYDLVKILPVDMFPQTHHVENIALLIKK from the coding sequence ATGAAGAGAAAAAAGAATCTGATTCTTGAAAATATCAAACTCCTTTCTGCAGGTGCGAAAGGAGTTTCTGTTGGTAAGACTGCTGAAGGAAAAACCGTTTTGGTTTCCGGAGCAGTTCCCGGAGATTTGGTAAATGTTAGAGTCAAGAAAGCGAAAAGCAATTATTACGAAGGCGAAGCTGTAGATATTTTAGAATATTCTGAAGATCGAGTTGAACCAAAGTGTATCCATTTCGGAACTTGCGGTGGTTGCAAATGGCAAAATATTGCTTATGAGAAACAACTAGATTTCAAACATAATGAAGTTGTAAATAATATTACAAGAATCGGAGGTGTTTCCGGATTTGATATTATTCCAATTTTGGGTTCAGAAGAGCAATATTTCTACAGAAACAAAATGGAGTTTTCTTTTTCCAATGCACGTTGGTTGACTCAATATGAAATTAGTTCGGAAGAAAATTTTGGAAATAGAGATGCTTTAGGATTCCATATTCCTGGGATGTGGAGTAAGATTCTTGATTTGAAAGAATGTTTCCTACAAGAAGATCCATCAAACCAAATCCGTTTGGCTGTAAAAAAATATGCAGTTGAAAACGGTTTGGAATTTTATGATGTGAAAGCTCAGGAAGGTTTCTTGAGAACATTGATGATGCGCCAGAATTCTAAAGGTGAATGGATGGTTCTTTTCCAATTATTTAAGGAAATGAAAGCCGAGAGAATCCAACTATTCGATTTTCTTTTAAGCCAATTCCCAAAAATCAAAACGCTTGTATTTGCCATCAATCCAAAAGGAAATGATAGCATCTACGATTTGGATATCCAAACTTATTTTGGTGAAGGTTTTCTTTATGAAGAAATGGATGGACTTAAATTTAAGATCGGACCAAAATCTTTCTTCCAGACCAATTACCGTCAGGCTTTAGAGCTTTACAGAAAAACATTGGAGTTTGCTGAATTAACTGGTGACCAAGTTGTATACGATCTTTATACAGGAACTGGAACGATTGCGCAATATGTAGCGAGAAATGCCAAGCACGTTATCGGAATCGAAGCTGTGCAGGAAGCTATTGATGCAGCTATCGAACACGCAGAGCTCAATGGTCTTAACAATACAACTTTTTATGCTGGTGATATGAAAAACGTCTTCAATGATGAGTTTCTAGCTAACCATCCAAAAGCTGATGTTTTGATTACTGATCCACCAAGAGACGGGATGCATCAGAAAGTGGTAGAGCAAATCCTGAAGTTAGCTCCAGAAAGAATCGTTTACGTAAGCTGTAATTCTGCAACACAAGCCAGAGATATTGCATTGATGAAAGATGATTATGATTTGGTGAAAATTCTTCCGGTTGATATGTTTCCACAAACGCACCACGTAGAGAATATTGCTTTGTTAATCAAAAAATAA
- a CDS encoding DUF6452 family protein yields MKNLILFFGFLLLLTSCGGDDDICLSADSTPRLKFKFKVPNTDSNQLTAIDTLYVDVDYGKADLTNIITAQANVDSIFVPMRVDASPYTDIYFRTRKEGPRSKLRINYTTKAIYVSPACGYKINYENLNAELLESNPVQNVESNHTSLTDETRINFYLRF; encoded by the coding sequence ATGAAGAATTTAATATTGTTTTTCGGATTTTTATTACTTCTCACAAGTTGTGGAGGAGATGATGATATCTGTCTGAGTGCTGATTCTACGCCAAGACTTAAATTTAAGTTCAAAGTTCCAAATACCGATAGCAATCAATTAACAGCCATCGATACACTTTACGTAGATGTAGATTATGGAAAAGCCGATTTAACCAATATCATTACTGCCCAAGCCAATGTGGATTCTATTTTTGTTCCGATGCGAGTGGATGCCTCTCCTTATACTGATATTTATTTTAGAACAAGAAAAGAAGGGCCTAGAAGTAAGCTAAGGATTAACTATACGACAAAAGCCATTTATGTTTCTCCTGCGTGTGGTTATAAAATTAATTATGAAAACCTGAATGCCGAGCTTTTGGAAAGTAATCCTGTACAAAATGTCGAATCCAATCATACTTCATTAACTGATGAAACTAGAATCAATTTTTATCTTCGTTTTTAG